A region of Schistosoma mansoni strain Puerto Rico chromosome 1, complete genome DNA encodes the following proteins:
- a CDS encoding putative cell division cycle 20 (cdc20) (fizzy), with amino-acid sequence MNRAFGISRGKSNSKTPTRTPSRGGLVSDDPSNSFKRTPNSSIKKIPTVHECDGDRFIPNRSSTNMCRARHVIRKCNEDPSNEEAVDYQQAVADSLNTNDCPGSRILRYNAAIRDSGNVHCPTNSSVSTVKGLYKRAIPQMPEKVLDAPDIIDDFYLNILDWSVDNILAVALNQEVYLWNSSSGDITCLMSCGFDDEYVSSLEWSPDSPNIIAIGLSAGRVQLWDVSSQSLVRTMRLGGVSSAGRVPAVTWREYLVSSASKSGHIRHHDTRIAHHEVGVSDFHTQEVCGLSWSPDKRFLASGANDNFVCVWPFSDLSKPEHVLRDHQAAVKALSWCPWKPNLLCTGGGTSDHTLRFWNATTGACVKSVDVVAQISGIIWNTEYREILTSHGDPLKQLVIWKYPEITKVTHLEHQGRVLCIASSPNEEMVVSCASDETLRIWHCFQVDQNKKRIHEKSLRPSVYARGIR; translated from the exons ATGAACAGAGCTTTTGGAATTTCGAGAGGCAAATCTAA TTCTAAAACTCCGACGAGAACTCCATCTCGTGGTGGCCTGGTCTCAGATGATCCAAGCAACTCTTTCAAAAGGACACCTAACTCTTCCATTAAAAAAATACCAACGGTACACGAATGTGATGGTGACAG ATTTATTCCTAATAGGTCATCAACAAACATGTGCCGAGCGCGGCATGTAATTCGGAAATGCAACGAAGATCCATCAAATGAAGAGGCTGTTGATTATCAACAAGCTGTAGCAGATAGTTTAAATACTAATGACTGTCCTGGAAGTCGAATCCTCCGCTATAATGCTGCCATTCGAGATAGTGGTAATGTACACTGCCCCACAAATAGCTCAGTATCGACTGTAAAGGGACTCTATAAGCGCGCTATACCCCAG atGCCAGAGAAAGTTCTTGATGCTCCGGACATTATTGATGATTTTTATCTTAATATTTTGGACTGGTCTGTGGACAATATTTTGGCTGTCGCGTTAAATCAAGAAGTTTATCTTTGGAACTCATCTTCAGGAGATATCACTTGTCTTATGTCCTGTGGTTTTGACGATGAATATGTTTCGAGTTTGGAATGGTCTCCTGATTCTCCCAATATCATTGCCATTGGACTTAGCGCTGGTCGTGTTCAACTTTGGGATGTTTCCAGCCAGTCACTAGTACGTACGATGCGACTTGGAGGTGTCAGCTCTGCCGGCCGCGTACCAGCCGTCACTTGGCGTGAGTATTTAGTTTCCAGTGCATCTAAATCAGGACATATTAGACATCACGATACGCGGATCGCTCATCATGAAGTTGGAGTTAGTGATTTTCATACCCAG GAAGTTTGTGGATTGAGTTGGTCGCCAGATAAACGTTTCCTTGCATCAGGAGCAAATGACAACTTTGTTTGTGTTTGGCCTTTTAGTGATCTCTCAAAGCCTGAACATGTGCTTAGAGATCACCAGGCTGCAGTTAAGGCATTATCATGGTGCCCTTGGAAACCAAATCTTCTATGCACAGGTGGAGGAACATCAGATCATACTCTACGCTTTTGGAATGCAACAACTGGAGCTTGTGTTAAATCAGTTGATGTAGTGGCTCAG ATTTCTGGTATTATATGGAATACAGAATATCGTGAAATTTTAACTAGTCATGGAGATCCTCTTAAACAACTGGTTATATGGAAATATCCAGAAATCACCAAAGTTACCCACTTAG AGCATCAAGGTCGTGTATTGTGTATTGCATCGTCTCCAAATGAAGAAATGGTTGTTAGCTGTGCATCTGATGAAACTTTGCGTATTTGGCATTGTTTTCAAGTTGATCAAAATAAGAAACGTATTCATGAAAAAAGTCTACGGCCTTCTGTTTATGCACGTGGGATAAGGTAA